A genomic region of Candidatus Thermoplasmatota archaeon contains the following coding sequences:
- a CDS encoding cysteine synthase family protein, with product MLPPGVSMDVPPILARIGNTPLIELWRTSPHAPRVRILAKCEFANPSGSVKDRAAWWMVQDGLRSGELSSGREIVEASSGNTGIALAMIGAVLGIRVTIVMPTMASHERKRLLAAYGARHVATPPEEGQDGAILRAREMAKEDPGRWWYPDQYSHPANVRAHYESTGPEIWRDTGGGATHLVCGLGTGGTATGTGRFLRERSPAVRIVGVEPDSGFHGIEGLKHMASSLRPAVFDERVLTDRATVRTEDAYEHARRLARQEGIFAGPSSGAVLAASLRLAASLPPSEQATVVAILADGGLRYLSTRTSE from the coding sequence GTGCTGCCCCCGGGCGTGAGCATGGACGTTCCGCCGATCCTCGCGCGCATCGGAAACACGCCGCTTATCGAGCTTTGGCGCACGAGTCCGCACGCGCCGCGCGTCCGGATCCTCGCCAAGTGCGAATTCGCGAACCCGAGCGGAAGCGTCAAGGACCGCGCCGCCTGGTGGATGGTGCAGGATGGCCTGCGGTCGGGCGAGCTTTCAAGCGGCCGGGAGATCGTGGAGGCATCCTCGGGAAACACGGGAATCGCGCTTGCCATGATCGGCGCGGTCCTTGGGATCCGCGTGACGATCGTCATGCCCACGATGGCAAGCCACGAGCGCAAGCGCCTTCTTGCCGCCTACGGTGCGCGCCACGTCGCGACGCCGCCGGAGGAGGGGCAGGACGGCGCCATCCTGCGGGCCCGCGAGATGGCGAAGGAGGACCCCGGCCGGTGGTGGTACCCGGACCAATACAGCCACCCGGCCAACGTGCGGGCGCACTACGAATCCACGGGCCCCGAAATCTGGCGCGACACGGGCGGCGGCGCGACGCACCTCGTGTGCGGGCTTGGCACCGGCGGGACCGCGACGGGCACGGGGAGGTTCCTGCGCGAACGCTCGCCCGCCGTGCGCATCGTGGGCGTCGAGCCGGACTCCGGGTTCCACGGCATCGAGGGCTTGAAGCACATGGCCTCGAGCCTACGGCCCGCCGTCTTCGACGAGCGCGTGCTCACGGACCGTGCGACGGTCCGGACGGAGGACGCCTACGAGCACGCACGACGGCTCGCGCGGCAGGAAGGGATCTTCGCCGGACCCTCGAGCGGCGCGGTCCTGGCGGCCAGCCTTCGGCTCGCAGCGTCCCTGCCGCCTTCCGAGCAAGCGACCGTGGTCGCGATCCTGGCGGACGGCGGCCTGCGCTACCTTTCGACGCGCACCTCCGAGTGA
- a CDS encoding metal-dependent transcriptional regulator has translation MPAWTPAAEQESIDEYLETLCRMGDGHELVKTGDLAAAIETSPAAVSEMLGKLAERGYVEHAPYKGVRLTDKGRERGRFILRNHRLLEMWLLSELKLEPRRAHETACAMEHSVVPEFDRWLCERLGHPRRSAKGKEIPRGPCCPRA, from the coding sequence ATGCCCGCCTGGACGCCCGCGGCCGAGCAAGAGTCCATCGACGAGTACCTCGAGACGCTCTGCCGCATGGGCGACGGCCACGAGCTCGTCAAGACGGGCGACCTTGCGGCGGCGATCGAGACGTCGCCGGCGGCCGTGAGCGAGATGCTGGGCAAGCTCGCGGAACGCGGCTACGTGGAGCACGCGCCCTACAAGGGCGTCCGGCTCACGGACAAGGGCCGCGAGCGCGGCCGCTTCATCCTGCGCAACCACCGCCTCCTCGAGATGTGGCTTCTCTCCGAGCTCAAGCTCGAGCCCCGCCGCGCGCACGAGACGGCCTGCGCCATGGAGCACAGCGTGGTCCCCGAGTTCGACCGCTGGCTGTGCGAGCGCCTGGGCCATCCGCGCCGTAGCGCGAAGGGCAAGGAGATCCCGCGCGGACCGTGCTGCCCCCGGGCGTGA
- a CDS encoding diadenylate cyclase, with translation MDRTEALLAAYDALAGSLSPSILFLVTDRRSVVEIALKHTRVPVFLATSNEPLRREFAPRLTGTLRFAREFRPGFNALTDLNDILMEAYLEGRLGSGKDVLVLASLGEAMDTVVLFDATRDPHLSTIRKELEERVDLPLLERMLRLAGELSREGREGAKVGAVFVIGDSDAVMARSKPLVLNPFEGHAEARRNLLDDAVWETAKEFSQLDGAFIVRENGVVVAAGRYIDTDKDIELPSGLGGRHLAAASITKITKAVAITVSTSGTIRVFKDGRIVITMARF, from the coding sequence ATGGATCGTACCGAGGCCCTGCTGGCCGCCTACGACGCGCTGGCGGGAAGCTTGTCCCCGTCGATCCTCTTCCTCGTCACGGATCGCCGCTCCGTGGTCGAGATCGCCCTCAAGCACACGCGCGTGCCGGTCTTCCTTGCCACCTCAAACGAGCCGCTGCGCCGCGAGTTCGCGCCGCGCCTCACGGGAACGCTGCGCTTTGCGCGCGAGTTCCGGCCCGGGTTCAACGCGCTCACGGACTTGAACGACATCCTCATGGAGGCGTACCTCGAGGGCCGCCTTGGGAGCGGAAAGGACGTGCTCGTGCTGGCGAGCCTGGGCGAGGCCATGGACACGGTCGTGCTCTTCGACGCCACGCGCGACCCGCACCTCTCCACGATCCGAAAGGAGCTCGAGGAGCGCGTGGACCTCCCGCTGCTCGAGCGCATGCTCCGCCTGGCCGGCGAGCTCTCGCGCGAGGGGCGCGAGGGCGCGAAGGTGGGCGCCGTGTTCGTCATCGGCGACTCCGACGCCGTGATGGCGCGCAGCAAGCCCCTCGTCCTCAACCCCTTCGAGGGCCACGCCGAGGCGCGGCGCAACCTCCTCGACGACGCGGTGTGGGAGACGGCCAAGGAGTTCAGCCAGCTCGACGGCGCCTTCATCGTGCGCGAGAACGGCGTGGTCGTGGCGGCGGGCCGCTACATCGACACGGACAAGGACATCGAGCTCCCCTCGGGCCTGGGCGGCCGGCACCTGGCCGCGGCGTCCATCACGAAGATCACGAAGGCCGTGGCGATCACGGTCTCCACGTCGGGGACGATCCGGGTGTTCAAGGACGGCCGCATCGTCATCACCATGGCGAGGTTCTAG